aactacCACAACACAACACggtattttcaaattttatattcaacaaaataaagttggtGCTAGTGGTTAAAACCACTATCTGGTGGAGTTAAAAGAAAACTTGGTACAATGGCTGATGATCTTTCTATAAAAATAGAATGTAGTAATGATGAAAACAAAACACAAGAGTTAAAAGAAAACTTGGTACAATGGCTGATGATCTTCCTATAAAGATAGAATGTAGTAATGATGAAAACAAAACACAACAaaaaaatgcattttttttttaccttattACTAAGCAAACAGTGAAGCGCTAGAGAGAACAAAAGAGTTTACCATGATCCTCTTTAGTCAAAGTAATTGCACAAATTATAGTTGAAAGAGTACAATTCCTGTAGCAGGTAATTAAAAGTGATTGGATACCACGAATAAAGTGAAATTAAAGAGCATGTAAAACACAAATTGCAGATATAAGTCTTATGATGCCCAAATATTTGATCCAAAGGAAGTTGCATAGTGTAAATTGTTCACATGATACAGATAATATCACTAATGCCAGATGAATACTTTCTCcatcttctctttttcttgttaGTGATAACAAGAAGGTTTTAGAAAAGGAAATAATTTTGGTTGTCTACATTAAAAGTTGTGCTAAAGACAATTGTTAAAAGGAAGATGGCATTTCAAAGCCGGCACGAAGACAGCCACATTGCAGAAGTTTTACAACCTGAAACAATGCCGACAGAAAAGGGTACACATACTCGGGAGCGCATTCGCCGCACAAACGCAAAGGATTTTTCCTAAAGAACTCCGATACAAATTGATGATACAACAACAATAGTAAAGTGAGGGAAATGAGCCGCCAACCGAAGAAGAGTAGCAAGAAGGCTTCAAATCTGCTGCCTTCTGGTAGGGCTAGTAATACCAAAAGCACACAAAAAATacgtaggaaaagaaaagggggGAAAAGATTAGGTTTACGTGCGTCGCTCAAGCAGCGCATTTATTATACCTCGCAGCAAAACGACTTTCACCAAAATTACCAAATGAGAAGGAGGGGGAGAATACCTTTTTCCTTTATAGTTTCAGGAACACGAACTCCACAATGGCCGGTATCTCCCCAATCATCCTGAGAGTCTCCTTGTCAGGTTCCTCATCAACGCCAATACCCATTATAGCTTGTTTTCCTGGCGCATTCCTCCCAACACTCATGAAATTCACATTGATGTTTTTCTCGCCGAGAATTTTTCCCACTCGTCCGATTATACCAGGCTGATCGACCTGCCGACACAGTATCAGATTCCCCTCCAAGCCCACATCCACAGTGAAAGATCCCACAAGTGTTAAATAGGGTATACCATCTTTAACCCTTCCCTCTAGGACTATATCCCCGTTATTATCCAGTAAAGCGCCAGCAAATTTGGAGTTCACGTTCGCGATGTGGACTCGGATAGATTCAATAGGAACTTCCAGAGAGCCACCGATGGAGATTCTCTCTTCGCTGATTCGGAGACCTCTTTGTTTGGCAGTGTAGTCGGCGTTCACAATGTTAATGCGAACGCTGGAGATGGGTTCGAGAATGCCTTTGGTTATCATGGCTCGGAGAATTCGAGTGTCCAAGTCATCAGGGTCTCGAGCTGAGGAGTATACTACTTTTACTCCTCGAACGCCACTTCCGCCAGTTATGAGTTGGACAGCTAACTTGCCTAGCTTCTCGGCAAGGGCAATATAAGGGGATAGCTCGGATAAAACCTGTGAGAGAAGGACAATAGTTTTAGATAGAAGTTTAAATGTCCATCAAGCTGCTAGAGCTTGTTTCACCTGGCTAAGAATTCTGCACATATGGTCTCTGAGTAAAGCTACTCGAAGAAGTACTTAAAACTCTAttatttaaaaggttttctgtaTCCATAGACTACTACAAGTCTACAAGTGAGATAATGCAAATAGCATTCGAGAGTTACTATCTGCACACATGCCCCAGAAACTTCACTTATTTGCAAGTGTCCCCAAACATTTAGATGGTTTTGCATATATGCCCTGCAAGCAACGAACATAAAAGCCAAGGTTCTCACTCTGGAATGGGTTTTGCTTTGCAGGATATATATGCAGAAAACCCAacaactgaaactggaagcaaAATCTCcaaattgaagcttctgcttttcaGTTCTCAATGCTCATTTCAGCTTCCAGTGACAGCAGGAAGGGTCCACCAAGTTTTTGCCACTTGCCTGGCTTTTGCTTCTCATACAGAAGCTATTCCAGAAGATTGGGCGAAAGAGGCACAACTAGTTAAAAGTGATCACCTCAGCAGGAACCATGGGGGCATTCACAGCCGTAGCAGCAAGTTCACCTTTCAATGCTCCAATAACAGCTTCTGCTATTTCTATGGCTACACCTTCctgtaattattattaaatgttAGAGAAGCCGATTTCAATTGGACTTCAAATAATTGCTGGATTAAAAAGCCAAACCTGAGCTTCAATTGTGCTAGCTCCGAGATGCGGTGTAACAGTAACATTTTCATGCAGCACCAGCTTGCTATCCTTTGGCGGGGGTTCTTCAGCGAATACATCAAGTGCCGCCTATCAAGATATTAAAAAAGTCAGTAACATAAAGAATTTATCTCAAGGAAATGGAAATTGTTGTAGTGGTTCAGATCCTGTAATTTTATTAATGTAATGAAATAAGAAAAGGTCCTAAAATAGAGCATGCCCACAATGAATGATGTAATTGCAACATGTAAGATAAGTAAATTCATCAAATCTCTGTTTAAGGAATGAAATCAAAGGTTGTAAAGTCAATGACTGATACCACCCTAAGAATGGTAACTATGACCAATAGCATCTTGTGGATTAAGGGCCTGTTTGCCTTGGCTGGATGGAGCTTCTGTAGATATGCTTTTAAATTAAGCTAGCTTTTTAAAGAACTATATTATCAGCcttcaattcttttcttttcttttcttttcttttcttttctttttttttttttttgaggtaaCACTACCAGCCCTTTTGTCATAATTCCTTCATCAGCTTCACACTGAGCAAAAGCAGACAGCACTGCTACAGAGATGCAAAAGATCATTCCAGCTTTTCACTAGAGGAAAAGCTCTAGCCGTTTTGCTTGCCAATCTCCTGCCTACTGCTACTCAGACTATAGTTACTAAGTTTGAAAAAAATCAGAAGCAAAATTTGCCACAACAGTTTACCTGTGCAACTGTTCCACTATCAAGTGCTCTCACTAAGGCATCTTCATCAATTACTCCACCCCTTGCGACATTTATAATCCTCACTCCTTTTTTCACCTTTGAAAAGGTCTCATCGTTGAACAGCTTTGAGGTATTAGCAGTCAGCGGCATGTGGAGTGATATAAAGTCTGCAGTGGATATAGCTTCATCAAATGATACAAGTTCTACCCCAATTGCTCGGGCCCTGTCCGCAGGGGCATAAGGGTCATGAGCAATAACATGCATGCCAAGCCCTTTTGCACGCCTAGCAACTTCTGAACCAACTTTCCCGAATCCCATCACGGCCAGCGTTTTTCCCACCAGAGAGACGCCAACATATTTATTTCGTTGCCATTTTCCTGAGTAATGCACAGTAACATGCTATTAACTTAATCACGCAGACTATAATTTACTTCAAGTAGAAACTAGTGCTCTTAACCCCAACTCAAGAAGAAAACCAacttaatagaaaaatatggtGGGAGAGAATTTACCACTTCATCTGAGGACAGAATGACGCACAGGTATGAGAATGTCTATCCAAATATGGTACaggaacaaaaataaaagaactggAATAAAAATGTTGAAGTGTTTAATAATTTTGAACAAAgtgaaagaaaatttgattcAACAGAATCTATGTGCTGCAATAGTATAAGGCTCATGAAGCAGACAAGGATAGGGAAATTTGTGAACAGCAAAGGGAGATCTTTTAGCAGAATTGAACCCAAGTGCATGCAAGTTTCCAAACTCTTTAAATTGCTTTGGCtagaataagaataataaaatgcAGGTCACTATGCCTGAATATTTTTGCCCAAAGAAGTCATTTAGAAGAAATGCAACTACTACGCTATGAACTTTGATGATTCCTTAAGAGTCGTACTGTACACTCACAATGTTAAACTTTGCCAACTTGTCGAAGCTGACTTAACACAACACTACAAGCAGACACAGAAAGAAACAGTTTCTGCATATGATAAATGAGAACTACTGAAACCTGagaacggtaaaaaaaaaatactttacaatGAAAGGGCCTTACAACACTATGGTTGTTGTCCCTAGCAGTTCAATAGTAGGTGCCTATGTAATGTCAAAAGCAGACGCAAGGCAACTAAGTTGGTTTAAAGCACATACCTACCACCCAAGCAATATACATTGATAAAGAAATCTGTGGACAATAGTGTATCTACAAGGACCAaatgaaagaacaaagaaagCACTTCTTCAACAACAAGCGTAGCACAAATAATTGGTTTGACGTAACCACCAAAACGACAGTTATACAGCTACCATCACTCAGCAAACACTGACAACTAGCACGCAATCAAGTAAAAAGAGAGAACTACAATTCTTTCGACAGTGCTATTTACAGAGCATGCCATCCACCGACTGAAAAACATTGAACTCGATCGGTACTCAGCACGGCAGGCCTAAATTTGATTTATGCATATCAGTGCATATTTGCCTCTCTTGACATATTTGATCCATGAATACCTGCTATTTATTTATGCATATCAGTgcctaaatttgatttatatagGCAGATTGGATTCATTGAATTTGGTCAAACCAGGTAAGTGGTTTAGTGAACATACCACCCAATCATTGCCCTTTTCCTTGAGCAAAAGGAGCTATAATATGTAGTACATTAATAAAAAGCTGGTCCCTATGACAGCCACCCACTCAAAAACCTAAATTAATGCGAGGCTCAATAATTTCCAATCACACCACATAATAATTCCACATAATTCCAAACCTAAGTTAATGCGAGGCTCAATAATTTCCAAAACATCACATTCCACCGCAAACTCTGAACAGGGACATTTTAATTACTTATCTATTCGCCAAAAAATTGGAAAAGCAGTACTGTATATTCCACAATTGTGGAGGAAATTTTCTAACTACATTCTCCATCAAATTCCCACTACACTCGCGTCGACAAACACAACGCAAGCATTTCAGATGCACCGATCCAAAAATATAGGTAGATCTAAAGAGATCCAAAACGACAAAAACTTTCGATCCCAGTCGAAGATCGGATCCAATTAAGGAGGAAGGAGACGAAGGGAATGAGATATCGAGATGGGGACGGGGAGCGATTGCTTACCGGCCTTCATGGAGGCGTCGGCCTGGGCGACGTTGCGGGCCATGGCGGCGAGGAGCGCGATCCCGtgctcggcggcggcgacggtgttGGCGGTTGGGGCGTTGACGACGAGGCACCCGTGCTCGGTGGCGGCTTGGAGGTCGACGTTGTCGATCCCGACCCCGGCCCTCCCCACCACCTTGAGCCGCCCCGCCGCGGCCTCGAACACCTCGCGCGTCACCTTCGTCCCGCTCCGCACGATCAGCGCGTCGCACCGCGCGATCCTCGCGCGGAGGTCCTCGGGGGGCAGGTTGTAGCCGCAGTCCACCTCGGCGAAGCCGCGGAGGAGCTCGAGCCCCGCCTCGCCGAGCTTCTCCGCGACGAGCACCCTCGGGCGCGGCGATCCGGcgtcctccgcctccgccgccaccgccgccgcgtcGGCGACGGCGCAGAGAGGCCGCCGGTAGCGCAGTGGTAGGAGGAGGAGCGAGGTACTCGGGTCATGGGCGAGGCGGAGGCCGAGGAATGGGGATCGGGAGCGgcagaggagggaggagagggaggaggggaggggggagagCTCCGCCACAGCcacggcggaggaggaaggagaggggAAGAGGGGCTTCGGCGGCGCCAACGCcatgtttgagagagagagagagagagagagagagagtgcgcaCGGGGAGACAAGGGGAACGGGGCGGGGCCTTTCCAAATGCGTTGATATTTgcgctaaaaaaaaatattaaaaaaaggggGGGCACGAGGAATatgattatgatatattttatttttgctaaaaCTGTAGTGGGACCCGCGCAAATACGAGAAAACGCAGTGGGACCCACGCAACTACGATAAATCGTTCTCTAGACacggttcaccacgtcatcatGAACCAGAGTGCGTTTTCTCATGCCCCTTCAAAAGACTATAACTTGGACACATTAAAATCACCAATTCATTCtcttaaatttatcatttttaataataaataagaatttaCTAATACCGTACGGTAAAGATGTtgatagtatttttattttctccaaTACcattataaaactaaatattatatacataaggGAATTCACTAATAttaataaggctaaattacagaaaaccctcctgtaataacccgcttttttactttcttccctgacatttaaaaacctacactttgcccccctgtaaaataaaaaatgttcacagaggggttacggtgtgtaaaatgaccattttgcccctcgccattgtcgtcttcttccccatcttcctcagctgccccttcgttcggccgcgattccaatctcaatcggccgcgatttctctccatttccttttccacctgctccccttctcctcctgcaccctcgccgcccttgatttcggcgacagtaggagaaaaccgaggtgggcgacagtaggagaagggcaaagaatgcgaaagcgaggcggcggaggacggcgaaggggatgtgggtgagggcgcggcagtggaggacggcgaggtggctaggcggcgaggcggcagCGAGGTGGCGAGCTGGAGGGtggcgaagcaacagggagatggcggaggggtattttcggcataaaaatatattttttaacggaaccctaacggtagggggtgaagtgcatattttttattttacatgggggcaaagtataggtttttaaatatcagggagggaaagtgaaaaagcgggttattacaagggggttttctgtaatttagcctattaataatttattgcgCTAAAACTACCTATCTAATTAGCTTTTTAACCCCGAGCTATTATACTAAATATTTAATTCTTACATATCTAAatgtaagttatttttatttaatacaaTATATAAGACTAAACTAAtcatatgaaaattaattaaattaattattaacaatACAATAAATTAAGCAGATCTATTTCCACAGCGACTATGCCCTTGTAAATTTCCTGATTTGGTGAATACAGCTCCTTCGGGATGTACATAATACAACTTTTATGAGCTGGTTGTCCAGCGATGAAACCGTAACAGTATATCGCAACCGATTCattacaacatacatgatattagTATACAGAAATAATATCTTCGGCATTACTTTAGACTCATTAAGACAAATGCGTCAAACGAGAATTCGTGGTGCGTGGTGACCACGGAACGCTCAATAGGTAGAGTTTGATATTGCAATTGGTATATGCGTTCACAAAGTTAGTCTTTAAAGTTGGACCTAGAATATTGACGGCCGAGTGTGGTCGTGCAATGGAGATGCCGGTTGGCTGGCGAAACGGAATCctacaaatttttaatatatgcggtgaaaaaatacaataaaaaatatattatttgcaCATCATAATGAGtcagttataatatattttttataattctatcgaaagataaaaaatatatttttatatattaatcaaTTATGTTTTGTCTACTGGTGTTAGAGGAACCATCATAACAAACGAGCTCTAAGCCCCTTATAAGAATTTAGACCTAAGTTAcatatctataaaaaaaaaaaaaagcatttaatATTCTAAGAAAAGAAATACAGTTTTATAATTCATTATTGTTAAATTCTCGCAAAAATCAAcaccataaaaagaaaaaaaaaatcattatttaatttataaaaacaaaattacgttttgtttttcttaaatTCTAAACGCCTTTGACAAgctaaattttatgttttgaagcTTATAACGTAGAGTTTTAAAAATAcgacatataaaatatatttacataacaaatataaaaaatttaaaatatgaagtaGTTTTTAGACGGTCAGCTTAACATTTAAACTTTTAACCTTTATTTGAAATTGCCGAGACAGGAGCGCATCATGTTCATAAGTTATACGAACTCGACTTCAGATTCCATTCGACTAAATTTTGAGAGTATGAATCTTATATGTTTTTTAGTGCAAATTCAATAATTAATTTACTGGTTTTGTGAGTTCAGcgatataataaatatatgttgTGATAATTTTGTTTGATTCGTCACTTAAATTGCGCACTATATTGCATACCAAGAGGCCTAGACAATAAATAGAGAGGCGACAAccttagaataaaaaaaatttctaaaacaaataaataaaaaaaaacaaaactacaCCCAAAGGACAAAAATTTTGTGGGCGTCATCCctaaacaatttgtttgggaCCGATACTGACGGGCACCGCGTGGTATGCGGCACCCATCGCGACCCTcggaaatgaaaaaaaaaaaaaattatgggctCCAATTTTtcagaaagagaaagaaagaaatcgGTGGTGGAAAGGAGCGTACACTACACGGAGCCATCGGCTTCGTCTCCAAACAAGTTGTTTGGACCAATGTCCACAAAATTTTTGTGGACTACCAACCCCCTGGGTCCCAAGAGtagaaattatttaaattattgtatGTGGACCGAGTCCACCACGTCGGCTTGGACTCAAAGGGGGAACAGTGACCGAGGGGCGGACTATGCCGctgatgacgtggtgaaccggGTTCAGCAAGAGCCGAGATGTTCCGACAAAAGCGAACGCACGTGGCCTCCGATCTTGCGGTGGATGATCCGAGAGTGGATCGTCCGAGACAGAGGAACATGTGCATCTCCACGTGGCGGATTTTCATTCGTCGCATCCACTTCGCTAGAGATGCAAACGGGTACGGATCGGAGATTTTATTCGAACTCGGAACCCAAATAGCGCATTTATCTAATATTAAccgaatatgattttaaatatgaatatagAAACAAAAATCTAATATATTCGAATCAGATCTaaatctaaatatattttagattatataatatatatatatatataaatgtcaaatattatacttaaatttataaattttaaattttaatataatatattttaaaatatagtaaacagaaataattgtttcagatTTGTTCGGATTTCAGGTTTATAATCTGATTCGatttcggatatgaatttttaaaatctattggGTTTAGATTCGGATTCGGTTTTGATTTTCGAATTTAGTTGTCGGATTCGAGTTCATATTTCTAAAAAGTCATACCAAATCCGACCTATTGACAGCCCTATCATTGGTCCCCATAATGTCCAGTTCcatagagtctggctactatgctatcaacaGCGCGAAGCACtcagtgctaccaagttttccgccgttagatccacccctttgatcattttcagccgttagatcatactattcaaccaaccatctaaTCAATCCTAGgagacccacatcatcctaaccgcacatctctcaATCGAATGGccgaaaatttggtagcaccaatgatttggtgctattaatagcatagtagcctagttcagTTCCATATTACAATTACCTATATTTTTGGGATGCAATTTGTACCGTAATTCACCACTAATTTTGTAACATTATTTTCACGAATGCTGCAATCCTGTTGTATAAATAAATCTTATAGAAGGCATGAttgagatttttaaaattagaagtatgctatgatatttaaaatatttatatatatatatatataaatacaaatagtaagttttaaagatatttttcatacaaattaaatataaataacctTTTACCAATCATTAATTCCGTGTTTTGGTACCCTATGTAGGTACTTGTGATCAATTTTAGGCCTCTAAtagatatcattttttttattcttttattaattaaccaATGTGAAGCAATTCATATGTAAATTTGGAATCCAGCTACAATCCTTTTATGAGGACGGAGGCCTTCGTCCCTGTCGTTTTAGATTATAAgaatttcgaatcgatgatcgaaactattaaagttaatatatagtatttatagtgtctaaaaactaaattttatttaaattttaaaaaattatttatgtagTGATTAATGGATCACAAAATCGACATTTTTTACAACCTATATGAGCCATTTGCTTGTTTAAGGGTGTAGAACAATCTAAACAGTTTAAAtttgtgataatttttttttttactatttagatgaCATTAGCCGTTTAAAGGTGTAGGACAATCTaaatagcttgaatttttgataatttttttttttactatttagataacGTTTGATTACTCCGATCATGAATTGAAAAATTCTAACATCTATTTTCACAAGATTATTCTTTTTtcactgtttattttttgattcttcAATAAACTTGataacgaattttaaaatttatgaaatttagtttctgaaCGTCataaatactctaaataaaatttaatagttcCGATTAGCGATTCGGGATccctatcatctaaaacgacttagAAGGACGAAGACCTCCGCCATCTTAAAAGGATAGTAACCGGACTCACACTTTACGGGCCAAATTAGGCCACAACATGATCCGAATCCACGCCATGCTGGGtcacttatatccgaaccataGCCCGGTATCGGTCCAGGCCCAAACAAGTAACCGCctgaattatttttatttgtgtttaatttttataataaaattctttttaacttttttaacattaattttACAAGATAAAGGAAAAACCATGTTACTCGATAGAtagttttaattatatttgaaagaatattttttaatattagcccaCTTATGTCCTAGCATTTCGGCCCATTTGTAACAGCCCAGTAGACCCGAGTCCAGCACGGCCCGTAGCCGTGTCCGATTAGGTCTGATGACAGGCCTACCCGCATGCCGCCCGACCCGTTTTACACCCTTAGTCATATTCCTGTATttcatatagaaaaaataattgaaagctacgggaataaattaaatttaagcatTTCTTTAGTCAAATTTTGATGTAGGTCGCGTTAATGGACTAGCTCATGTTACGCtcgaaaataagataaattatctaTTTAAGTGCTATGCTGAACAAAATGTTAACTAAAAAAACCTTTTAAAcctcacacttttttttttttttggatttctttttctttctattgttttcttatttattatctATTACGTTCTTTTCTAAAATCTACATCATAATCATTTAGTTTTTCTCCACTCTTTTGCTTCGTTCTTTCGCTACATCATAATCAGTGGcgtatcttttctttttattcttttagatATGActtttactttctctttttatctaattttgacATACTtacatgttttttctttttttttagataaaaatatacttattttaTTCTCCAAAAAGCGCTAAATTAATGTAATCAAATTCTACGATCTATTACAATCGAAGTCGCTTTCACTAGAGCCATTTTTTAACTTTCCTTGAACAGTAGCTTAGTTGGCAGTATTAGCAATAGATAAGCCTCTACCCTCTGGGCCCGAGGAAGTCGACTGTGTCATATTTGCACCACACCAGTAATAACTAAATTAATCGTAtctatctttttaaaaatatatatatataaaatattttttatataattatgatGTGACAGTATGACAGATTAACCTAAAAAGATCTATTTAATTAGTTGAAAACGCCATGTCACCGATATAACTAGTACATTCTACAATATTTTTGtacatttatttattcatttattcatTCATTAGTCGGCTGTTTTGTCCTATGCGTAGCGAAATCATCATTATTGCCTGGACCTGTTCCACCACATCAGCTTTCAACTGCTGAGCagtttagggcgtgtttggatcATTCCTAGCCATAGTGTCGGCGTAGGTCGCTGAGTCATACGAATTCGACTTTGTATCCATCAAACtccaaattgaaaaaattgGATGCTATATCCTCTCGTACATgtgtaaaattattttgttgacTTTGAGCGTAAAGCCAAATACGTCGTTGtctgattttcttcttttttttttcaaactggAGAGTTCGATATGCAAGTTACAGACATTCTCGTAGCACATTTCATTTTGGATTGTGTATTGATATTTGAATGACAtaatattttctcttcttttttctccaatttgaaagggaaaaaaagattttaactGAAAtaaaagatcttttttttttgtcttttttccttttcttttttctctcttcttggtttttaatttaaattagagaaaataatttttttaagctgcaaatttctttaatttcctttttttattctctatacaaggcttttaatttttttaataaaagtaatAGAAGAAAAAGTAGATGATTGGGTGGTTCACGATCGTAGTTGTGAACATGGTCTAGGGAAAGGTTCTTAGTCCGGAGAAATTTTTTCATGGACCACCACACAAGGTCGGGAACACAAGGAAAAAGATGGGCCCCATGAAAGAAGTGACCTGATGAAATGCACTTTTATTAGTGTTTATTTCCAtttccattttttatttttatttttatttttttgtttttttttttttgatttattataaGTTGCATCCTAAATTATGTCTCCTATAATTTGTCTAAGATAGTAATTTAACTTAATCAGTGACTAAATTAATCATAGTATCAACTTGTGAATTTCACAAGTAAAATTTGTGCATCCGacttttcaaatatcaaaat
This window of the Ananas comosus cultivar F153 linkage group 19, ASM154086v1, whole genome shotgun sequence genome carries:
- the LOC109724794 gene encoding D-3-phosphoglycerate dehydrogenase 3, chloroplastic-like; its protein translation is MALAPPKPLFPSPSSSAVAVAELSPLPSSLSSLLCRSRSPFLGLRLAHDPSTSLLLLPLRYRRPLCAVADAAAVAAEAEDAGSPRPRVLVAEKLGEAGLELLRGFAEVDCGYNLPPEDLRARIARCDALIVRSGTKVTREVFEAAAGRLKVVGRAGVGIDNVDLQAATEHGCLVVNAPTANTVAAAEHGIALLAAMARNVAQADASMKAGKWQRNKYVGVSLVGKTLAVMGFGKVGSEVARRAKGLGMHVIAHDPYAPADRARAIGVELVSFDEAISTADFISLHMPLTANTSKLFNDETFSKVKKGVRIINVARGGVIDEDALVRALDSGTVAQAALDVFAEEPPPKDSKLVLHENVTVTPHLGASTIEAQEGVAIEIAEAVIGALKGELAATAVNAPMVPAEVLSELSPYIALAEKLGKLAVQLITGGSGVRGVKVVYSSARDPDDLDTRILRAMITKGILEPISSVRINIVNADYTAKQRGLRISEERISIGGSLEVPIESIRVHIANVNSKFAGALLDNNGDIVLEGRVKDGIPYLTLVGSFTVDVGLEGNLILCRQVDQPGIIGRVGKILGEKNINVNFMSVGRNAPGKQAIMGIGVDEEPDKETLRMIGEIPAIVEFVFLKL